Proteins from a genomic interval of Desulfofustis limnaeus:
- a CDS encoding MinD/ParA family protein, which produces MTDQAHTLRSLNAGQPTPAIAADGRVTSVYSITSGKGGVGKTAVVANIAVALGRLGKKVLILDADLGLANIDVVFGLAPLYNLNHFFSGERDLTDIMVEGPGGLRILPAGSGVQSFITLDTAQKLRLIEGLDALHDAFDYVLIDTEAGISENVTYFNSAAQEIILVTTPEPTSITDAYALMKLMSTRYHEHHFNLVVNMVQNENEALEVYKKLTKVANRYLDVAIDYLGSIPADRQMNDSIRRQRAIVELHPNSKVAQAFTGLAARLCSELHPALPKGNIQFFWKKLLRLGSAPR; this is translated from the coding sequence ATGACCGACCAGGCGCATACCCTGCGATCCCTCAACGCCGGCCAGCCGACCCCCGCCATCGCCGCGGACGGTCGGGTCACCAGCGTCTATTCCATCACCAGCGGCAAAGGCGGGGTCGGCAAAACCGCCGTCGTCGCCAACATCGCCGTGGCCCTGGGGCGACTCGGCAAGAAGGTGCTGATCCTCGACGCCGATCTCGGCCTGGCCAACATCGATGTGGTCTTCGGCCTGGCGCCGCTGTACAACCTGAACCACTTTTTCTCCGGAGAGCGGGACCTGACCGACATCATGGTGGAGGGCCCCGGCGGCCTGAGGATCCTGCCCGCCGGCTCCGGCGTGCAGTCCTTCATCACCCTCGACACCGCCCAGAAACTGCGGTTGATCGAGGGGCTGGACGCCCTGCACGACGCCTTCGACTACGTGCTGATCGACACCGAGGCCGGCATCTCCGAGAATGTCACCTACTTCAACAGCGCCGCCCAGGAGATCATCCTCGTCACCACCCCGGAGCCGACCTCGATTACCGACGCTTATGCCTTGATGAAACTGATGTCGACGCGCTATCATGAACATCATTTCAACCTGGTCGTCAACATGGTGCAGAACGAAAACGAGGCCCTCGAGGTGTACAAGAAGCTGACCAAAGTGGCGAACCGCTATCTGGACGTGGCCATCGACTATCTCGGCTCGATCCCGGCGGACCGGCAGATGAACGACTCGATCCGCCGGCAACGGGCCATCGTCGAGCTCCACCCGAACTCGAAAGTGGCCCAGGCCTTCACCGGTCTGGCGGCCCGGTTGTGCAGCGAGCTGCACCCCGCTCTGCCCAAGGGAAACATCCAGTTTTTCTGGAAAAAACTGCTGCGCCTCGGCAGCGCACCGCGATAA
- a CDS encoding FliA/WhiG family RNA polymerase sigma factor: MIYHQATPSEDRSKLIRDNLYLVDILVHRMVTQVPTFMGHDDMKSAGMLGLIDAANKFDASKNILFKTFAEHRIRGSILDEMRKLDWFSRSLRDKQNRIGRTIQELERTLGRSPEDSEVADALEMGVEEYQKMLGEVSHLGCVSLNETLDHSDEGRSFLDSLIDERSSLQPAERLENHELTRVVAGILEELSEKERLVISLYYYEELTQKEIAEVLQVSEGRISQLHSQALIKLKTKLQSRLL; the protein is encoded by the coding sequence ATGATCTATCATCAGGCCACTCCCAGCGAGGACCGCTCGAAACTGATCCGGGACAACCTCTACCTGGTCGACATCCTGGTCCACCGGATGGTCACCCAGGTGCCGACGTTCATGGGCCACGACGACATGAAGAGCGCCGGCATGCTCGGGTTGATCGACGCCGCCAACAAGTTCGACGCCTCCAAGAACATCTTGTTCAAGACCTTTGCCGAACACCGGATACGCGGCTCGATTCTCGACGAGATGCGCAAGCTCGACTGGTTTTCCCGGTCCCTGCGCGACAAGCAGAACCGCATCGGCCGTACCATCCAGGAGTTGGAACGCACCCTGGGCCGCTCCCCCGAAGATTCGGAGGTGGCCGACGCCCTGGAAATGGGCGTCGAAGAGTACCAAAAGATGCTCGGCGAGGTCAGCCACCTCGGCTGCGTCAGCCTCAACGAGACGCTCGACCACTCCGACGAGGGCCGCAGTTTTCTCGACTCGCTCATCGACGAGCGCAGCTCGCTGCAACCGGCCGAACGGCTGGAGAACCACGAGCTGACCAGGGTCGTGGCCGGGATCCTCGAGGAGTTGTCGGAAAAGGAGCGGCTGGTGATCTCGCTCTACTACTACGAGGAGCTGACCCAGAAGGAGATCGCCGAAGTCCTGCAGGTCTCCGAAGGCCGCATCTCGCAGCTGCACAGCCAGGCCCTGATCAAGCTGAAGACGAAGCTGCAGTCACGGCTCCTGTGA
- the flgF gene encoding flagellar basal-body rod protein FlgF, producing the protein MVSGKYSALTGAVAREQSLANISHNLANVTTGGYKRMTVSFESILRGEQQTAAANGLNYNRIKHNFSDLRQGPVKETGNPLDLALQGPGFFKVLGPEGPLLTRNGAFVLDQNGALRTHNGYPVLAQGDAPIELGVVAGTLAVSGQGAVFVVDQEGNREELAQLAVVDVDNPNNLQRRDYGAFALGEGVAEQPVEEVVILSGSLEGSNTNMVEEMAQMVNSHRLYEIYLKAIKAYSTISEKQEDLGSLS; encoded by the coding sequence ATGGTTTCAGGAAAATACAGCGCCCTCACCGGTGCCGTCGCCCGGGAACAGTCCCTGGCCAACATCTCGCACAACCTGGCCAACGTCACCACCGGCGGCTACAAGCGGATGACCGTCAGCTTCGAGTCGATCCTGCGCGGCGAACAACAGACAGCTGCGGCCAACGGCCTCAACTACAACCGGATCAAACACAACTTCAGCGATTTGCGGCAGGGGCCGGTGAAAGAGACCGGCAACCCGCTCGATCTGGCCCTGCAGGGGCCCGGTTTCTTCAAGGTGCTGGGCCCGGAAGGGCCGCTGCTGACCCGCAACGGCGCCTTCGTGCTCGACCAGAACGGCGCCCTGCGCACCCACAACGGCTATCCGGTGCTGGCCCAGGGCGACGCGCCGATCGAGCTCGGGGTAGTCGCCGGCACCCTGGCGGTGAGCGGCCAGGGTGCCGTCTTCGTCGTCGACCAGGAAGGCAACCGGGAGGAGTTGGCCCAGTTGGCCGTGGTCGACGTGGACAACCCGAACAACCTACAGCGTCGTGACTACGGGGCCTTTGCCCTCGGCGAAGGGGTCGCCGAACAGCCGGTCGAAGAGGTCGTGATCCTCTCCGGCTCGCTGGAGGGCTCCAACACCAACATGGTCGAGGAGATGGCCCAGATGGTCAACAGCCACCGCCTCTATGAAATCTACCTGAAGGCGATCAAGGCCTATTCGACCATCAGCGAAAAACAGGAAGATCTCGGCAGCTTGTCATAA
- the flgG gene encoding flagellar basal-body rod protein FlgG, translated as MIRSLWTGTTGMNAQQLSIDVIANNLANVSTTGFKKSTTEFKDLLYEMIKVPGSQTSPDTESPTGIQVGIGVRPDAVAKIFTQGDLIGTENELDVAIDGPGFFEIELPNGTSAYTRAGNFKRDSTGQITTANGYPVLPALVIPDGARDIVISETGVVSAVIGDDTDSTEIGTLELSTFTNNQGLRAIGNNLFQETAASGVATPGVPGDEGYGLLIQTFLESSNVNIVSEMALLITTQRAYEINSKTIQTSDEMMQATVNLA; from the coding sequence ATGATTCGCTCATTGTGGACCGGCACCACCGGCATGAACGCCCAGCAGCTGAGCATCGACGTCATCGCCAACAACCTGGCCAACGTCAGCACCACCGGGTTCAAGAAAAGCACCACCGAATTCAAGGACCTGCTCTATGAGATGATCAAGGTCCCGGGCAGCCAGACCTCTCCGGACACCGAGTCACCCACCGGTATCCAGGTGGGGATCGGCGTCCGCCCCGACGCGGTGGCCAAGATCTTCACCCAGGGCGACCTGATCGGTACCGAAAACGAGCTGGACGTGGCCATCGACGGCCCCGGCTTCTTCGAGATCGAGCTGCCCAACGGCACCAGCGCTTATACCCGGGCCGGCAACTTCAAGCGCGACAGCACCGGCCAGATCACCACTGCCAACGGTTACCCGGTCCTGCCCGCCCTGGTGATACCCGACGGCGCCCGCGACATCGTCATCAGCGAGACCGGCGTGGTCAGCGCGGTGATCGGCGACGATACCGACTCCACCGAGATCGGCACCCTGGAGTTGTCCACCTTCACCAACAACCAGGGGTTGCGCGCCATCGGCAACAACCTGTTCCAGGAGACGGCGGCCTCCGGCGTCGCCACGCCCGGCGTACCCGGCGACGAGGGCTACGGGCTCCTCATCCAGACCTTCCTGGAGAGTTCCAACGTCAATATCGTCTCCGAGATGGCGCTGTTGATCACCACCCAGCGCGCCTATGAGATCAACTCCAAGACCATCCAAACCTCCGACGAGATGATGCAGGCCACCGTGAACCTGGCCTGA
- the flgA gene encoding flagellar basal body P-ring formation chaperone FlgA codes for MNKLLIVILAALCCAAVPAAALEVTFRPAAEICGDTITIGDLAELSDDSALASTLAAQPVGPAPDPGQSLLVDTRTIIDRLVRQNRSLLTVLWQGSASVTVTRRFVTVAAEEILGAIDDYLEQNRHRLPEATIRFIPAAPPLPIQLPIGTLSVQVVPSNPGILSSSRFSLIYSVDNRVWKNFSVLGRVEAIAPVVVAVKTLKYDDLITRDAVAVEPRDLSQFPHATDQPELVVGSIVKRTIPSGTPVDTSAIEQPPLVRKGELVKILVTHKRLTLTATGIARADGRKHEMIRVQNSASNKLIYCRVQAPGLVEVTL; via the coding sequence ATGAACAAGCTGCTCATCGTCATCCTTGCCGCCCTCTGCTGCGCCGCCGTCCCGGCCGCGGCGCTGGAGGTCACCTTCCGGCCGGCCGCCGAAATCTGCGGCGACACGATCACGATCGGCGACCTGGCCGAGTTGTCCGACGACTCCGCCCTGGCCTCCACCCTGGCCGCACAACCGGTCGGCCCGGCACCGGATCCGGGGCAATCGCTGCTGGTCGACACCCGCACCATCATCGACCGGCTGGTCCGGCAGAACCGCTCCCTGCTGACCGTGCTCTGGCAGGGCTCGGCGAGCGTCACCGTGACCCGCCGCTTCGTCACCGTCGCCGCCGAAGAGATCCTCGGGGCCATCGACGACTACCTCGAGCAAAACCGACACCGGCTGCCCGAGGCAACCATCCGCTTCATCCCGGCTGCCCCGCCGCTGCCGATCCAGCTGCCGATCGGCACCCTCAGCGTCCAGGTGGTCCCTTCCAACCCCGGCATCCTTTCCAGTTCGCGCTTCTCGCTGATCTACTCGGTGGACAACCGGGTGTGGAAAAACTTCTCAGTGCTCGGACGGGTCGAAGCCATCGCCCCGGTGGTAGTGGCCGTCAAGACCCTGAAATACGACGATCTGATCACCCGGGACGCCGTCGCCGTCGAGCCGCGCGATTTGAGCCAATTTCCCCACGCCACCGACCAGCCCGAGCTGGTGGTCGGCTCGATCGTCAAGCGGACCATCCCGTCCGGGACACCGGTCGACACCTCGGCCATCGAGCAGCCGCCGCTGGTCAGGAAGGGGGAACTGGTGAAGATTTTGGTCACCCACAAGCGGCTGACTCTGACCGCAACCGGCATCGCCCGTGCCGACGGCCGCAAGCATGAGATGATCAGGGTGCAGAACAGCGCCTCGAACAAACTCATTTACTGCCGGGTGCAAGCCCCCGGCCTGGTGGAGGTTACCCTCTGA
- a CDS encoding flagellar basal body L-ring protein FlgH codes for MHYRILLLIATVLLLAGCAPKTTEVVVIPEPLEDIRQAEPVKATNGSLWTNQSDSLFADHKARTVGDIVTIVIAERASATREASTSSGRDSSYAAGIPNLFGLENHDFIVESNMDMSNMLNANFTNSFEGSGKTERSGDLNASLSAQIIDVYPNGNYKIRGGKEVMVNSEVQIIYLSGIVRPVDITAKNTIDSNKILNARISYTGRGPIADKQEPGWLGRTIDHIWPF; via the coding sequence ATGCACTACCGAATCCTGTTGCTCATCGCGACCGTCTTGCTGCTCGCTGGCTGCGCGCCGAAGACCACCGAGGTGGTGGTCATCCCCGAACCGCTGGAAGACATCCGCCAGGCCGAGCCGGTCAAGGCCACCAACGGCTCGCTATGGACCAACCAGTCCGACTCGCTGTTCGCCGACCACAAGGCGCGCACCGTCGGCGACATCGTCACCATCGTCATCGCCGAGCGGGCCAGCGCCACTCGGGAGGCCTCCACCTCGTCGGGGCGAGACAGCTCGTATGCGGCCGGCATCCCCAACCTGTTCGGCCTGGAGAACCATGACTTCATCGTCGAGTCGAATATGGACATGAGCAACATGCTCAACGCCAACTTCACCAATTCCTTTGAGGGCTCCGGCAAGACCGAACGCAGCGGCGACCTGAACGCCTCGCTGTCGGCCCAGATCATCGACGTCTATCCCAACGGCAACTACAAGATCCGCGGCGGCAAGGAAGTGATGGTCAACTCCGAGGTGCAGATCATCTATCTCTCCGGCATCGTCCGGCCGGTGGACATCACCGCCAAGAACACCATCGACTCCAACAAGATCCTCAATGCCCGGATATCCTACACCGGCCGCGGACCGATCGCCGACAAGCAGGAACCGGGTTGGCTGGGACGTACAATCGACCATATCTGGCCATTTTAG
- a CDS encoding flagellar basal body P-ring protein FlgI translates to MKRLFPASLSSLLLLLLVLFLVVPASAARLKDIARLNGVRSNSLIGYGLVTGLNGTGDDMKKSYFTLQAIYNLMVRSGITADPQELANIKLKNVAAVMVTAELPPFARPGSTIDVEVSSIGDAKSISGGTLLMTPLKGADGQVYAVAQGAVTNGAFAFGGKAATVQKNHPTSGRIANGAKVEKEVAVDLGSTGMLQFQLDNADFTTAANITEQINALYGPDTAFPADSGTIQVAIPELFRDSVVLFVSELEGIDVEPDATARVVVNERTGTIVMGRDVKLSTVAVSHGNLSLVIDERADVYQPNPFTDDAQAVAVPRTDVTLQEDEGQLTVLNMEEGVSIGDIATALNAIGATPRDLIAIFQAIKAAGSLHGDLIVL, encoded by the coding sequence ATGAAACGTCTCTTCCCCGCATCTCTTAGCTCGCTGCTGCTGCTCCTGCTGGTCCTGTTCCTCGTTGTCCCGGCCTCGGCGGCCCGGCTCAAGGACATCGCCCGGCTCAACGGGGTGCGTTCCAACAGCCTGATCGGCTACGGCCTGGTGACCGGCCTCAACGGCACCGGCGACGACATGAAGAAATCCTATTTCACCCTGCAGGCCATCTACAACCTGATGGTGCGCAGCGGCATCACCGCCGATCCGCAGGAGTTGGCCAACATCAAGCTGAAGAACGTGGCGGCAGTGATGGTGACGGCGGAGTTGCCGCCGTTCGCCCGGCCCGGCTCAACCATCGACGTCGAGGTCTCCTCCATCGGCGACGCCAAATCCATCTCCGGCGGCACCCTGCTGATGACCCCGCTCAAGGGCGCCGACGGCCAGGTCTACGCCGTGGCCCAGGGGGCGGTGACCAACGGCGCCTTCGCCTTCGGCGGTAAGGCGGCCACGGTGCAGAAGAACCACCCCACCTCGGGCCGTATCGCCAACGGCGCCAAAGTGGAAAAAGAGGTGGCGGTCGATCTCGGTTCCACCGGCATGCTGCAGTTCCAACTGGACAACGCCGACTTCACCACTGCCGCCAATATCACCGAACAGATCAACGCCCTGTACGGTCCCGACACCGCCTTTCCGGCTGATTCCGGCACCATCCAAGTCGCCATTCCGGAGCTGTTCCGCGACTCGGTGGTGCTCTTCGTCTCGGAGCTCGAAGGCATCGACGTGGAGCCCGACGCCACGGCGCGGGTTGTGGTCAACGAGCGGACTGGCACCATCGTCATGGGGCGCGACGTGAAACTCTCCACCGTGGCCGTCTCGCACGGCAACCTGAGCCTGGTGATCGACGAGCGGGCCGACGTCTACCAGCCCAACCCGTTCACCGACGACGCCCAGGCCGTGGCCGTGCCGCGCACCGATGTCACCCTGCAGGAGGATGAGGGGCAGCTCACCGTGCTGAACATGGAAGAGGGGGTGAGCATCGGCGATATCGCCACCGCCCTCAACGCCATCGGCGCCACCCCCCGCGACCTGATCGCCATCTTCCAGGCGATCAAGGCGGCCGGGTCATTGCATGGGGATTTGATTGTGCTGTGA
- a CDS encoding rod-binding protein: protein MNLTPIDPRTLLSASRPTLNAQQKQQRSLQELREYTREFEALFVNELFKAMRKTVPESELFEKGMATEMYEEALDLELARSASAGQGIGLGEAMFEQLRHLVENRRL, encoded by the coding sequence ATGAATCTTACGCCTATTGATCCGCGGACCTTGCTCAGCGCTTCCCGACCGACCTTGAACGCCCAGCAGAAACAGCAGCGCAGCCTCCAGGAACTGCGGGAGTACACGCGAGAGTTCGAGGCGCTGTTCGTCAACGAGTTGTTCAAGGCCATGCGCAAGACCGTTCCGGAGAGCGAGCTGTTTGAAAAGGGTATGGCCACCGAGATGTACGAAGAGGCGCTGGACCTGGAGCTGGCCCGTTCGGCCAGTGCCGGCCAGGGCATCGGGCTTGGTGAGGCGATGTTCGAACAGCTCCGTCATCTGGTGGAAAACCGGCGACTCTGA
- the flgM gene encoding flagellar biosynthesis anti-sigma factor FlgM: MMIDFFGVGGPPNLGGPKKVVKPQAGKAGETQKSDQVEFSSVLQDVHRAQSGTSAAEAERAARVQQLKEQVANGTYQPDIQKVAASLLQYLVEANQKL; encoded by the coding sequence ATGATGATCGATTTCTTCGGAGTCGGCGGTCCCCCCAATCTGGGCGGGCCGAAAAAGGTGGTCAAACCGCAGGCCGGAAAGGCCGGCGAGACCCAGAAGAGCGACCAGGTGGAGTTCTCCTCCGTGCTGCAGGACGTGCACCGGGCCCAGTCGGGCACCAGTGCCGCCGAGGCGGAGCGGGCCGCCCGCGTCCAGCAGTTGAAGGAACAGGTGGCCAACGGCACCTATCAGCCTGATATTCAGAAAGTTGCCGCCTCACTGCTGCAATACCTGGTGGAAGCCAACCAGAAGCTATGA
- a CDS encoding flagellar protein FlgN gives MMPTSTHDRLVRLRDLILEERRCASQLDMDGLEKVTREKEEMINLLIYATELDPADRALAEQIRRENRRNAFLFRTTLGWIRETMEFFGKRTVTATYAADAGTIPAQVHGRLLSGKI, from the coding sequence ATGATGCCCACGTCGACCCATGATCGCCTGGTCCGGCTGCGCGACCTGATCCTCGAAGAGCGTCGCTGCGCCTCGCAGCTCGACATGGACGGGCTCGAGAAAGTCACCCGGGAAAAGGAAGAGATGATCAACCTGCTCATCTACGCCACCGAGCTGGACCCGGCCGACCGGGCGCTGGCCGAGCAGATCCGCCGGGAGAACCGGCGCAACGCCTTCCTGTTCCGAACCACCCTCGGTTGGATCCGCGAGACCATGGAGTTCTTCGGCAAACGCACGGTAACCGCAACCTACGCCGCCGACGCCGGGACCATTCCGGCCCAGGTGCACGGCCGGCTCCTTTCCGGGAAGATCTGA
- the flgK gene encoding flagellar hook-associated protein FlgK, protein MAGLFNALNAARTSLEVNQKSIEIVGNNISNVNTEGYSRQVAQLSPYPATNFGDFFIGHGVKIDNVRRDHDVFLQAQLQDKYIDFGYANGKTRTLNELERAFNITEENIATNIDRYFDAWQELSAYPSDLVLRDTVIQRGELLAVDFNNTANELNTITENINDTIIAKIEDINDKLNAIADLNERIFNIEVRGQMANSARDQRDVLVKDLAEQLGALTYEDRNGMLNLQLPGGLPLVQGNSAMELEANTTGADVTLRLHAAGVTRDLSTNTLGGEMLGLFTMRDQFIPELQENLDYLAWNLAEQVNARHRLGAGLDSVDDRSFFNDLTLTVPPADYPHQNAARNIAVVLTDAVQVAAALPPGALGTVAPGDNRNALLMSNIGEQYLIDGIDNFNAYYGKMTSRIGIEANQNDLALSGAQDAVDQLENLRDGFVGVSLEEEMISLIQYQRGFQSSAKFLTTVDELMESLLTIKR, encoded by the coding sequence ATGGCCGGCCTGTTCAACGCCCTCAACGCTGCCCGCACCTCGCTCGAGGTCAACCAGAAATCGATCGAGATCGTCGGCAACAATATCTCCAACGTCAACACCGAGGGCTACTCGCGCCAAGTCGCCCAGCTGTCGCCCTACCCGGCCACCAATTTCGGCGATTTTTTCATCGGCCACGGGGTCAAGATCGACAACGTCCGGCGCGATCACGACGTCTTTCTGCAGGCCCAGTTGCAGGACAAATACATCGATTTCGGCTACGCCAACGGCAAGACCAGGACGCTCAACGAACTGGAACGGGCCTTCAATATCACCGAGGAAAACATCGCCACCAACATCGACCGGTATTTCGATGCCTGGCAGGAACTCTCCGCCTATCCCAGCGATCTGGTGCTGCGCGACACGGTCATCCAGCGCGGCGAACTGCTGGCGGTGGACTTCAACAACACCGCCAACGAGCTGAACACCATCACCGAGAACATCAACGATACCATCATCGCCAAGATCGAGGACATCAACGACAAGTTGAACGCCATCGCCGACCTCAACGAGCGTATCTTCAACATCGAAGTCCGCGGCCAGATGGCCAACAGCGCCCGCGACCAGCGCGACGTGCTGGTCAAGGACCTGGCCGAACAGCTCGGGGCGCTGACCTACGAGGACCGCAACGGCATGCTCAACCTGCAGCTGCCGGGCGGCCTGCCCCTGGTCCAGGGCAATAGCGCCATGGAACTGGAAGCCAACACCACCGGGGCCGATGTCACCCTGCGGCTGCACGCCGCCGGAGTGACCCGCGATCTCTCCACCAACACCCTGGGCGGTGAGATGCTCGGTTTGTTCACCATGCGCGACCAATTCATCCCCGAGCTTCAGGAAAACCTCGACTACCTGGCCTGGAACCTGGCCGAGCAGGTCAACGCCCGACACCGGCTCGGCGCCGGGCTGGACTCGGTGGACGACCGTTCCTTCTTCAACGACCTCACCCTCACCGTGCCACCGGCTGACTACCCTCACCAGAACGCTGCCCGCAACATCGCCGTGGTGCTCACCGATGCCGTCCAGGTAGCCGCCGCTCTGCCGCCCGGTGCGCTCGGAACCGTCGCTCCCGGTGACAACCGTAACGCCCTGCTCATGTCCAATATCGGCGAACAGTACCTGATCGACGGTATCGACAATTTCAACGCCTATTACGGCAAGATGACCTCACGGATCGGCATCGAGGCCAACCAGAACGACCTGGCCCTGTCCGGCGCCCAGGATGCCGTCGACCAGCTGGAGAACCTGCGCGACGGTTTCGTCGGCGTCTCGCTGGAAGAGGAAATGATCAGCCTGATCCAGTATCAGCGCGGTTTTCAGTCGTCGGCCAAGTTTCTCACCACGGTCGACGAGTTGATGGAATCGCTGCTCACCATTAAACGCTGA
- the flgL gene encoding flagellar hook-associated protein FlgL produces the protein MKVTENSTYRLMNTNLNRITNTLQDLRNQGASGLKLNQPSDDPTAIRPVLTTRTQIRHTERYLETMGVTLDKMQATDGHLEHVENVMQRAKEIAINAVNSGLSESDLATLADEVVQLREELLDAANAMIDGKYIFSGYAENTKPFVANPAYDPATYDPADRATWPYLYQGDANPTELEITPGEYLQANLTGNDLFLGISNDNWNGGSIESDPGRVDLFSVLTRLEEAIRAGNVDDPAGPGGGIQEAIDKLEVGADQERRLRSRLGNRATRVEAAIDHQQTVLVDLEQILSRYQDADAIATFNEIIKQETAFQAALSVTSRVSQISILDYF, from the coding sequence ATGAAAGTCACCGAAAATTCCACCTACCGGCTGATGAACACCAACCTCAACCGGATCACCAACACCCTGCAGGATCTGCGCAACCAGGGGGCCAGCGGCCTGAAGTTGAACCAGCCGTCGGACGACCCGACGGCCATCCGGCCGGTGCTGACCACGCGCACCCAGATCCGCCATACCGAGCGCTACCTGGAGACCATGGGGGTGACGCTGGACAAGATGCAGGCCACCGACGGCCACCTGGAACACGTGGAGAACGTCATGCAGCGGGCCAAGGAGATCGCCATCAACGCGGTCAACAGCGGCCTCAGCGAGTCCGACCTGGCGACGCTGGCCGACGAGGTCGTCCAGCTGCGCGAAGAATTGCTCGATGCGGCCAACGCCATGATCGACGGCAAGTACATCTTTTCCGGCTACGCCGAGAACACCAAGCCGTTTGTCGCCAACCCCGCCTACGACCCGGCAACCTACGACCCGGCCGACCGCGCCACCTGGCCCTACCTCTACCAGGGCGACGCCAACCCGACCGAACTCGAGATCACCCCCGGCGAGTACCTGCAGGCCAACCTGACCGGCAACGACCTCTTCCTCGGCATTTCCAACGACAACTGGAACGGCGGCTCGATTGAGTCCGATCCCGGCCGGGTTGATCTGTTCTCGGTGCTGACCCGGCTGGAAGAGGCGATCCGCGCCGGCAACGTGGACGACCCGGCCGGGCCCGGCGGCGGCATCCAGGAGGCCATCGACAAGCTGGAGGTCGGCGCCGATCAGGAGCGGCGGCTGCGCAGCCGGCTCGGCAACCGCGCCACCCGCGTCGAAGCGGCCATCGATCACCAGCAGACGGTGCTCGTCGACCTGGAACAGATCCTGTCACGCTACCAGGACGCCGACGCCATCGCCACCTTCAACGAGATCATCAAGCAGGAGACGGCCTTCCAGGCGGCGCTCAGTGTCACCTCGCGGGTCTCGCAGATCTCCATCCTCGATTATTTTTAA
- the csrA gene encoding carbon storage regulator CsrA: protein MLVLSRKAGEGFLIGDDIVVKVVEVKGATVRIGIEAPQDRKIYRQEVYEKIKEQNVAASHWEQLDLDALSDRITTRKK, encoded by the coding sequence ATGCTGGTTTTATCCAGAAAAGCCGGGGAAGGTTTTCTGATCGGTGACGACATCGTCGTCAAGGTGGTGGAAGTGAAAGGGGCGACGGTGCGCATCGGTATCGAGGCGCCCCAGGACCGAAAAATCTACCGTCAGGAAGTCTACGAGAAGATCAAGGAACAAAACGTGGCCGCCTCCCATTGGGAGCAACTCGATCTCGACGCCTTGAGCGATCGCATCACGACCAGGAAAAAATGA
- a CDS encoding flagellar assembly protein FliW translates to MESIETRFGTIEYEPANLLHFPAGLIGLPTLHNFVVIPPKKDGPIFWIQSVDEPDYAFILTDPTNFFLDYRVVPDDAERSTLHIDGADECFALSVVTVTPDQTITLNLAAPILFAPKSNRAIQVILEQSDYQTKTPLPEIKQEEKTTG, encoded by the coding sequence ATGGAATCGATAGAGACCCGTTTCGGCACCATCGAATATGAACCGGCCAACCTGCTCCACTTTCCGGCCGGGCTCATCGGCCTCCCCACCCTGCATAATTTCGTGGTCATCCCGCCCAAGAAGGACGGCCCGATCTTCTGGATCCAGTCGGTGGACGAGCCTGACTATGCCTTCATCCTCACCGACCCGACCAACTTTTTCCTCGATTACCGGGTGGTCCCCGACGATGCGGAGCGATCCACCCTGCATATCGACGGCGCGGATGAGTGTTTTGCCCTGAGCGTCGTCACCGTCACCCCGGACCAGACCATCACCCTCAACCTGGCGGCGCCGATCCTGTTCGCCCCAAAGAGCAACCGGGCCATCCAGGTGATCCTGGAGCAGAGCGACTACCAGACTAAAACGCCGCTGCCGGAGATCAAGCAGGAAGAAAAGACGACCGGCTGA